CGCCCAAGCGTGGGCCCCACCGTTCGCTCCTCCGCGATGTAGACCGGGGCGGGCAGCGCACCGGCCCGCAGCACGATGGCGAGGTCCCGGGCTTCCTTGATGTCGAAGGCTCCGCTGATGTTGGCACGGCCTCCGCTGATCCGCTCCTTGATCACGGGTGCCGAGTACACCGTGCCGTCGAGGACGATCGCGAGCCGCCGCCCCACGTTCGCGGCCGTGATCTCGTCGAAAATCCGCGCTCCTCTCCCGTCGAGCTCGAGGTCGACCGACGGCCCCTCGAGCTGGCTCCGGGGCCGTACTCGGGCGTCGGTCACGACGTCGCCGGTCATGAGCGTTTTTTTCTCGAGGAGGTACGGGATGCGGTCGATCGTACCGGTGATCTCGTTCCGGACGGGGCCGTAGAGGATTTCCCGGTCGGGCGGCAGGGGCTTTTTCCCCTCGATGTACTCCCTGCCTGCCGGCGTGTCGTACTCCGGAGCCACGAGCTTGAACTCGAGGACGGCCGTCCTTCCGATGAGCGCCTTGGCCCGCTCCGGGTCCTGGATACCCGGGAGCTGGATCAAAATGTCCTGGTCTCCCTGCCTCTGGATGATGGGCTCGGTCACCCCGAACTGGTCCACGCGGTTTCGGATCGTCTCGAGCGACTGCTCGACGGCGAACTCCCGGAGCCGCCGTTCCTCCCCTTCGAGAAGGGCCAGGTGGTAGACGGGGCGGCCGTCGCGCGCACTCGAGTCCTGCACCCGAAGAGACGGAAAGCGCTCCCGGAGGAGCTGCTCGAACGAGGTGCGCTTCTCGGCTGTGGCGAGCGTGACCGAAATCCGCTCGTCCGTGCGCCCGACGTCGAGATACCCGATGCCGGCGTCGTCGAGTTCTTTTTTCACTTCTTCCGCCGTGCGATCGAGCGAAAGCTCGATGGCCTTGTCCACGTCGACGGAGAGCACGAGGTGCGTCCCGCCCTGGAGGTCGAGACCCAAACGGAGCTGACGTGACGGAAGGAAAGCCGCCCACCACTCCGGGACGCCGCCGAAGAGCGTCGGCACCAGGAAGAAAAATCCGAGGACGACGAGACCCAGGATCAAGAGCGCGCGGTAGCGGACACTTGCTTTCACTTGGCCTTTTCCTTTTTCCCGTTCTCTTTTTTCGCGAGCGAGGCGATCTGGTCTCTCTGGACTCGCACGTGGACCTTCGGGGCGACTTCCAGGGTGACGACCCGGTCGTCGAGGGCCACGATCGTGCCGTAGAGCCCGCCTGCCGTCACGACCTCGTCGTTTTTCTTGAGATTCTGGATCATCCGGCGGTGCTCGCGCTGCTTTTGCTGCTGGGGACGGATCAAAAGAAAGTAGAAGACGACGAAAACGAGGAGGAGCGGAAAGATCTGGACGAGAAACGAAGGGGCCGGCCCGCGCTCCGCGGCCTGGGCCCACGCCTCCGCGATCATTCCGAACCTCCCACCCCGAGCTTCGCGAGGCGATCCGAAGCCCAGCCCGAAAACCGGTCGTCCAGCAGGGCCTCGCGCATCTCGCGCACGAGACGGAAGTAGAAACTCAGGTTGTGGTAGGTCGTGAGTTGCGCTCCGAGCATCTCGCCGCTCGCGGCCAGGTGGCGGAGGTAGCCCAGGGTGAAATTCGTGCACACGTAGCAGGTGCACGCGGGGTCGAGCGGCCCCGGGTCGCGAGCGTACCGGGCGAGCCGCAGGTTTTTCCGGCCCTCGGACGTGAACGCCATCCCGTTGCGCGCGTTGCGCGTGGGCAGGACACAGTCGAAAAGGTCGTAGCCCATTCCCACGAAACGAATCAGGTCTTCCGGAAACCCTACCCCCATCAAGTAACGCGGACACTCGGCCGGCAGGAGTTCGGCCGTAGCGTCCGCCACCTCCCGCGTGACCGAGCCTTCCTCGCCGACGCTGAGTCCGCCCACCGCATACCCCGGAACCCCGTATCGGACAAGAGCCTCGACCGCCTCCCGCCTGAGGTCCGGGAAAAGTCCCCCCTGCACGATCCCGAAAAGAGCCTGCCCCGGACGAAGCTCCACCTCGAGGGAGCGGCGAAGCCAGTCGAGCGTACGTCGGAGCGCGGCCCGAGCTTCCCCCCTCGTCGCTCCGGCACCGAGACATTCGTCGAGAGGCATCAGGATGTCCACGCCGAGGCGTACCTGGATCCGGACCACGTCCTCGGGGCGGAGAAAGAGGCGGCTGCCGTCGAGGTGCGAGCGGAATTCCACGCCCTCGTCCGTCACCCGCCGCAGCGTCTCGAGGCTCAGGATCTGGTAGCCGCCGCTGTCCGCGAGAATCGGGCCCTCCCAGCCCATGAAGCGATGGACGCCTCCGAGCTCCTCGACGACGTCGACACCCGGACGGAGAAAGAGATGGTAGGCGTTGACCAGGAGGATCTCCGCTCCCATCTCCCGGAGATCCCGCGGCGTCACACCCTTCACCGTTCCCTGTGTCGCCACGGGCATGAAGGCCGGTGTGGCGACCGTGCCGTGAGGAGTCTCGAGGAGCCCTGCCCGCGCACGACCCGAGGTTCGCAGGACGCGGAAATCCATTGCCGGGGAAGAGAAAAGGAGGCGCTCGGGGATGTCAACCGAGAGGGATCTGGACCGGCGGCGTCCACGTGGAAGTCTCCCGGCAGCGGGGCCCCGGCCGACCACCGCCCACGGACCCGGGGAGCCGTGCAGAAAAAGCATCGTGGACTCGTCCGAGATGGAGAACCCTGGACCGGGGGATAAGATTCGCTAAAAGCGCGGCGTCAGGGAGGGATTCGGTGAAAGTCAGGGACTTGATCAGGCTCCTCGAGGACGACGGGTGGTATCTCGTCCGCACGAGAGGAAGCCACCGGCAGTACAAGCACCCGACAAAAAAGGGCATTGTGACCGGACCGGGCAAACTCGGGGATGACCTGGCAACCGGAACCTTGACCAGCGTTCTGAAACAGGCTCAGCTGAAAACGAGGTAGACGATGCGATACCTGATCGTCGTCGAAAAGACGGAAACGGGGTATTCGGCCTACTCTCCCGACCTTCCGGGCTGCGTCAGTACCGGGGCGACCCGCGAGGAAGTCGAGAAAAACATGGGCGAGGCTATCGAGTTTCACCTCGAAGGCCTCAAACAGGAGGGGTACGAAATTCCCGCTCCCAGGAGCTATTCGACGTACGTCGACGTCGCCGCTCCGCGATAGAGGCCGGACGAGAGATCAGGCCGCGGCTTCCCCCGGGCCGACCGGGCC
This Candidatus Binatia bacterium DNA region includes the following protein-coding sequences:
- the tgt-2 gene encoding queuine tRNA-ribosyltransferase gives rise to the protein MDFRVLRTSGRARAGLLETPHGTVATPAFMPVATQGTVKGVTPRDLREMGAEILLVNAYHLFLRPGVDVVEELGGVHRFMGWEGPILADSGGYQILSLETLRRVTDEGVEFRSHLDGSRLFLRPEDVVRIQVRLGVDILMPLDECLGAGATRGEARAALRRTLDWLRRSLEVELRPGQALFGIVQGGLFPDLRREAVEALVRYGVPGYAVGGLSVGEEGSVTREVADATAELLPAECPRYLMGVGFPEDLIRFVGMGYDLFDCVLPTRNARNGMAFTSEGRKNLRLARYARDPGPLDPACTCYVCTNFTLGYLRHLAASGEMLGAQLTTYHNLSFYFRLVREMREALLDDRFSGWASDRLAKLGVGGSE
- the secD gene encoding protein translocase subunit SecD is translated as MKASVRYRALLILGLVVLGFFFLVPTLFGGVPEWWAAFLPSRQLRLGLDLQGGTHLVLSVDVDKAIELSLDRTAEEVKKELDDAGIGYLDVGRTDERISVTLATAEKRTSFEQLLRERFPSLRVQDSSARDGRPVYHLALLEGEERRLREFAVEQSLETIRNRVDQFGVTEPIIQRQGDQDILIQLPGIQDPERAKALIGRTAVLEFKLVAPEYDTPAGREYIEGKKPLPPDREILYGPVRNEITGTIDRIPYLLEKKTLMTGDVVTDARVRPRSQLEGPSVDLELDGRGARIFDEITAANVGRRLAIVLDGTVYSAPVIKERISGGRANISGAFDIKEARDLAIVLRAGALPAPVYIAEERTVGPTLGRDSIRRGFRSFLVGGLLVMAFMIVYYRFAGFLADMALVLNVFFLLAAMSALGSTLTLPGIAGIVLTLGMAVDANVLINERIREEIRLGKTARAALDAGYERALPAILDSNITTFLSGLILFQFGSGPIRGFAVTLCIGIVSSVFTAVVGTRTVYDYLLAYRRLQTVSI
- the yajC gene encoding preprotein translocase subunit YajC, yielding MIAEAWAQAAERGPAPSFLVQIFPLLLVFVVFYFLLIRPQQQKQREHRRMIQNLKKNDEVVTAGGLYGTIVALDDRVVTLEVAPKVHVRVQRDQIASLAKKENGKKEKAK
- a CDS encoding addiction module toxin, HicA family — translated: MKVRDLIRLLEDDGWYLVRTRGSHRQYKHPTKKGIVTGPGKLGDDLATGTLTSVLKQAQLKTR
- a CDS encoding HicB family protein, encoding MRYLIVVEKTETGYSAYSPDLPGCVSTGATREEVEKNMGEAIEFHLEGLKQEGYEIPAPRSYSTYVDVAAPR